One genomic segment of Thunnus albacares chromosome 18, fThuAlb1.1, whole genome shotgun sequence includes these proteins:
- the rasgrf2a gene encoding ras-specific guanine nucleotide-releasing factor 2, with protein sequence MQKSVRYNEGHALYLSVVARKEGTKRGFLSKKTTENSRWAEKYFALYQNVLFYFENDQSARPSGIYLLEGCTCERAPAPKVSAISKEPMEKQQHYFLVIFGHDGQKPLELRTEEESDCNEWVEYIQQASYSDIIIEREILMQKYIHLVQIMETEKIAANQLRTQLEDQDTEIERLKAEIVVLNKAKERMLPYQNNQEEEDPDIKKIKKVQSFMRGWLCRRKWKIIVQDYICSPHAESMRKRNQIVFNMVEAETEYVHQLSILVNCFLRPLRMAASSKKPPISHDDVSSIFLNSETIMFLHEIFHQGLKARIANWPTLVLADLFDILLPMLNIYQEFVRNHQYSLQVLANCKQNRDFDKLLKQYESNAACEGRMLETFLTYPMFQIPRYIITLHELLAHTPHEHVERKSLEFAKSKLEELSKMMHDEVSDTENIRKNLAIERMIVEGCDILLDTSQTFVRQGSLIQLPSSSERGMLSKVRLGSLSLRKEGERQCFLFTKHFLICTRTSGGKLHLLKQGGALSLIECTLIEELDASDEDYNAAGQGFNHLEFKIVVEPPDGQSFSVVLLAPSRQEKAAWTSDISQCIDNIRCNGLMTSVFEENSKVSVPHMIKSDARLHKDDVDICFSKTLNSCKVPQIRYASVERLLERLTDLRFLSIDFLNTFLHTYRIFTTAAVVIDKLADIYKKPFTSIPVRIEQHSCDRLSIMSLCPDYSLKITQLALDQSKSLELFFATNQGSTWGTDPLNNKSPRLCRKFSSPPPLSIPSRTSSPVHCRKLSLSSPISSKAGALDLSTTPSSSAANSPTSSHSPSISSPPPGSTRPPSGFSSPPPTATRSPSLPQASGVSSPPPTSTKAPLDLSRGPSSPELSPAAAEDVSGELPRIDAFCGKLRRSIRRAVLESVSLDKFIPEAPASSEPGDMSPCRSPSTPRHLRYRQSGVTSGENSRCTMSPASAFAIATAAAGHSSSQGFSNSEKSCDKEFIIRRAATNRVLNVLRHWVSKHSQDFDMNSELKMGVIGLLEEVLRDPDLMPQERKATSNILSALSQEEQDDAQLKIEDILQMAESPKAECFETLSAMELAEQITLLDHIVFRSIPYEEFLGQGWMKVDKTERTPYIMKTSQHFNDMSNLVASQIMTHTDVGSRASSIEKWLAVADICRCLNNYNGVLEITSALNRSAIYRLKKTWAKVCKQTKSLMDRLQKTVSSEGRFKNLRETLKNCNPPCVPYLGMYLTDLAFIEEGTPNFTEEGLVNFSKMRMISHIIREIRQFQQAPYRIEHQPKVTQFLLDKTLVMDEDTLYELSLKIEPRVPPG encoded by the exons CACTACTTCCTGGTGATTTTTGGCCACGATGGACAGAAACCTCTGGAGCTGCGGACAGAGGAAGAGTCAGACTGCAACGAGTGGGTGGAGTACATCCAGCAGGCCAG TTACTCCGACATCATCATCGAGCGTGAGATCCTGATGCAGAAATACATCCACCTGGTCCAGATCATGGAGACCGAGAAGATCGCAGCCAATCAGCTCCGCACTCAGCTGGAGGACCAGGACACTGAGATCGAGAGGCTTAAAGCTGAG ATTGTAGTGTTGAACAAAGCCaaggagaggatgctgcctTACCAGAACAACCAGGAAGAGGAAGACCCTGATATTAAAAAGATCAAAAAG GTGCAGAGTTTCATGCGTGGCTGGCTTTGCCGGAGGAAGTGGAAGATCATCGTCCAGGACTACATCTGTTCCCCTCACGCCGAGAGCATGAGGAAGAGGAACCAGATTGTCTTCAACATGGTGGAAGCGGAGACGGAGTACGTCCACCAGCTCTCCATCCTGGTCAACTGTTTCCTCAGGCCGCTCCGCATGGCTGCCAGCTCCAAGAAACCTCCCATCAGCCACGATGACGTCAGCAGCATTTTCCTCAACAG TGAGACCATCATGTTTCTACATGAAATCTTCCATCAAGGTCTTAAAGCTCGGATCGCCAACTGGCCCACGCTGGTTCTGG CGGACCTGTTTGACATCCTGCTGCCTATGCTGAACATATACCAGGAGTTTGTGCGTAACCACCAGTACAGCCTGCAGGTGCTGGCAAACTGTAAGCAGAACAGAGACTTTGACAAGCTGCTGAAACAATACGAGTCCAACGCCGCTTGCGAGGGCCGGATGTTGGAGACGTTCCTCACTTATCCCATGTTCCAG ATCCCACGATACATCATCACTCTCCACGAGCTGCTGGCACACACACCTCATGAGCATGTGGAGCGCAAGAGCCTGGAGTTTGCCAAATCTAAACTGGAGGAGCTGTCaaa GATGATGCACGATGAAGTGAGCGACACGGAGAACATCAGGAAGAATCTGGCCATAGAGAGGATGATCGTCGAAGGCTGCGAcatcctgctggacaccagTCAGACGTTTGTCAGACAAG gatCTCTCATCCAGCTGCCGTCCAGCAGCGAGCGGGGCATGCTCAGTAAGGTCCGTCTGGGTTCCCTCTCActgaggaaggaaggagagaggcaGTGTTTTCTGTTCACCAAACACTTCCTCATCTGTACCCGAACATCTGGAGGAAAGCTTCACCTGCTGAAG CAAGGAGGAGCTTTGTCTCTGATAGAGTGCACTCTGATTGAAGAGCTCGACGCCAGCGATGAAGACT aCAACGCAGCGGGTCAAGGCTTCAACCATCTGGAGTTTAAAATAGTGGTGGAGCCTCCTGATGGTCAGTCCTTCTCCGTTGTCCTCTTGGCTCCGTCCCGCCAAGAGAAGGCCGCCTGGACCAGCGACATCAGCCAG TGCATCGATAATATCCGATGTAACGGCCTGATGACCAGCGTGTTTGAGGAGAACTCCAAAGTTTCTGTGCCGCATATGATCAA GTCCGACGCCCGACTGCATAAAGACGACGTCGACATTTGCTTCAGCAAGACGCTCAACTCCTGCAAAGTCCCGCAGATCCGCTACGCCAGCGTGGAGCGGCTGCTGGAACGTCTGACAGACCTGCGCTTCCTCTCCATAGACTTCCTCAACACCTTCCTCCACACGTACAGGATCTTCACCACAGCCGCCGTGGTCATCGACAAGCTGGCTGACATCTACAAGAAGCCGTTCACCTCCATACCCGTCAG GATCGAACAACATTCATGTGATCGTCTGTCCATCATGTCCCTCTGTCCCGACTACAGTCTGAAGATCACGCAGCTCGCACTCGACCAGTCCAA gtCTCTGGAGCTCTTCTTCGCGACCAACCAGGGGAGCACGTGGGGAACCGACCCCTTGAACAACAAATCCCCGAGGCTGTGCCGCAagttttcctctcctcctcccctctccatcCCCTCTCGCACCTCCTCCCCGGTCCACTGCCGCAAGCTCTCCCTCAGCTCCCCGATCAGTTCCAAAGCAGGAGCGTTGGACCTTTCCACCACCCCTTCCTCCTCCGCCGCCAACTCCCCCACCTCCAGTCACAgtccctccatctcctctccgCCTCCCGGTTCAACCAGGCCCCCATCTGGCTTTTCCTCCCCTCCGCCCACCGCCACACGCTCTCCCAGCCTCCCCCAGGCCTCGGGGGTGTCGTCGcctcctcccacctccaccAAAGCCCCCCTGGACCTCAGCCGCGGTCCCAGCTCCCCGGAGCTCAGTCCAGCTGCGGCGGAGGACGTCAGCGGAGAGCTGCCTCGCATCGACGCCTTCTGTGGGAAGCTGAGGCGCAGCATCCGCAGGG CTGTTCTGGAGTCAGTGTCTCTGGACAAGTTTATTCCTGAAGCTCCGGCCAGCAGCGAGCCGGGCGACATGTCTCCCTGTCGCTCACCGTCAACGCCGAGGCATCTACGCTACAGACAGTCAGgag TCACGTCAGGGGAGAACTCTCGCTGTACGATGTCTCCGGCTTCAGCGTTCGCCATCGCCACTGCTGCCGCGGGACACAGCAGCTCTCAGG gTTTTAGTAATTCGGAGAAATCCTGTGACAAAGAATTCATCATCCGCAGAGCTGCTACCAACAGAGTTCTCAATGTGCTGCGACACTGGGTTTCCAAGCACTCCCAG GACTTTGACATGAACAGTGAGCTGAAGATGGGGGTGATCGGACTCTTGGAAGAGGTGCTACGAGATCCAGACCTGATGCCTCAAGAGAGGAAAGCTACATCGAACATATTAAG TGCCCTTTCTCAAGAAGAACAAGACGACGCTCAGCTGAAGATAGAAGACATATTACAAATG GCGGAGAGTCCTAAAGCGGAGTGTTTTGAGACTCTCTCAGCCATGGAGCTGGCAGAACAGATCACACTACTGGATCACATTGTTTTCAGGAGTATTCCCTACGA GGAATTCCTTGGTCAAGGCTGGATGAAGGTCGACAAGACGGAGAGAACTCCATACATCATGAAAACCAGCCAGCACTTTAATGAT ATGAGTAACCTGGTGGCGTCTCAGATCATGACCCACACTGACGTGGGCTCCAGGGCCAGCTCCATAGAAAAGTGGCTGGCAGTGGCCGATATCTGTCGCTGCCTCAACAACTATAACGGAGTGCTGGAGATCACCTCCGCTCTCAACCGCAGCGCCATCTACAGGCTGAAGAAGACCTGGGCCAAAGTCTGCAAACAG ACAAAGTCGCTCATGGACAGGCTGCAGAAGACGGTGTCCTCAGAGGGGAGGTTCAAGAATCTCCGAGAGACGCTGAAAAA CTGTAACCCTCCATGTGTCCCGTACCTGGGCATGTACCTCACTGACCTGGCTTTCATTGAAGAAGGAACACCCAACTTCACTGAGGAGGGCCTGgtcaacttctccaagatgagGATG ATTTCTCATATTATCCGTGAGATTCGTCAGTTCCAGCAAGCACCTTATAGGATAGAGCATCAACCAAAG GTGACTCAGTTCCTCCTGGATAAGACGCTGGTGATGGATGAAGACACCCTCTATGAACTCTCACTGAAGATCGAACCTCGAGTACCACCTGGCTAA